From Pyramidobacter piscolens W5455:
GCAAAGCCGCAAAGGACCAGCATTCCCATAACGCTCAGCGGCACCACGAACGGAACCTCGACTCCAATATACAGCCCAATCAGCACGGCGCAAGCCAGCACGTAGGCTTTCAGCAAAATCAGAAGCTCTTCGATGCTCGTCTGCAGCCAGTAGACCCGATAGACCCCGCCGGCATAAAACGAAAACATGACGGCTGCGACGTAAAGCGGCCCCGCCTCAAAGATTCCATAAGTCGCCGCATACTCCAGAAAAATCGAGAACCTCAAGGCGTAGCTTATATAGACCGCCAGGCTCAACAGAAGCGCATCGATCAGGGCCACGCAGCCGTTCCGGGTTCCCAGGCTGCGCCACAGCGTGACGATCCGAAGGCCCCAATTTTCCACTTCCGTCTCCCCTCTCGAACCGCTCCATTTTAACGGTTTTTCTTCAAAAGTCCGGCTCTTGCCTGTGTTTTTAAGGAATAATAAGACCGCCGCCCGACTTTTTGCCGCTCATGCGCTCAAGCCGCTGCAAGTCGGCGGCAGAAGCCACGTCGAGACGAGGTTTCTTTTCCTCTTCCTCGATCATCGCCTTCACTTTCGCCTCGTAATCCTTCATGTTCTTCCGAATAGCCTCGGCATCGTTTTTGATCCAGACAATCATGTTGTCCGCAATCGATTTGAGCGCCTCATCGGCAGGCATCTCTTTGATGGCGCCGAGGTCGAGGAGCAGTTTGTGCTCCTCCTTCACCGACTGAACGAGGTCGTCGTCCGTCAAAAGCCCCTTTTTATAAAGAGCGCGCGCCAAGATGTTGAACTTGCTCTTCATGTTTTCGTTGGCCACCGCCATGGCGTCAACGCGCGAAAGAAGCATGGACAACACTTCGTCAAGACTGATCTGCATCGCCATTTTTACCACGTACCTTTCGTGAAATTTATGCGTGTTTAAACGTTAAAACGGAATTCCACAACATCGCCATCCCGCATGACATACTCTTTTCCTTCAAGCCGCAGCAACCCCTTCGCTTTCGCTTCCGCGACCGAGCCGCAGGCGATCAGATCGTCATAACCGACGATCTGGGCGCGAATAAAACCGCGCTCGAAGTCGCTGTGAATCGTACCGGCCGCCTGCGGAGCCAGAGTTCCTCTGCGAATCGGCCAGGCGCGCGATTCCTTTTCCCCCGCCGTCAAAAATGAAATCAGACCAAGCAAACGGTAGCCTGCGGAAATCAGACGGTCCAGCCCCGCTTCCTTCAAGCCGAGCGCTTCAAGATACTCCGTCTTTTCAGCATCGTCAAGCTCGGCGATCTCCGCTTCGACCTGAGCGCATATTGTCACGAACTCCGCCCCTTCGGCCTTCGCATGGTCGCAGACCACCTGAGCGTACTCGTTCAACGCCGTCGCGCCGATTTCATCCTCGGCGATATTGGCCACATAGAGCATCGGTTTGTCGGAAAGGAGATTCAGCCCGCGAAGATGCTGCTTTTCTTCATCGTTCAACGCAAGGGTGCGCACCAGTTTGCCGGCTTCGAGCGTTGCCTTTGCCCGGCGCAGCAGTTCGAGGTCGGGAGCCAGTTTTTTATCGGCTTTCGCCAGTTTCTCCAGCTTGGCGAGGTTCCGTTCCACCATCTCCAGGTCGGAAAGGATCAGCTCCAGTTCAATGGTCTCGATGTCGCGGGCCGGATTCACGGAGCCGTCCACGTGGACGATGTTGGGATTCTCGAAGCAGCGCACCACCTGGACGATGGCGCTGGCTTCGCGGATATTGGCGAGAAATTTGTTCCCCAGCCCTTCTCCTTTGCTGGCGCCGCGCACAAGACCGGCAATATCGTAGAATTCAACGACGGCAGGCGTGATCTTGACCGAATGAAACATATCGGAGAGGACCTTGAGGCGCGGATCGGGCACTTCCACCACGCCGACGTTGGGTTCGATCGTGCAGAAAGGATAATTCGACGCGTCCGCCCCGGCGGCTGTGATGGCATTGAAAAGCGTGCTCTTGCCCACGTTCGGCAGGCCTACGATTCCTAATTTCAACGACGACCCCTCATTTCAGATTTGATGAAGATGAACAGAGAGAACGCAAAAAACATACGCACAGAATTTCCCGGAGCGCGGCGCAGTTTTTCCCTGTCACATGCACTGAACATTTTACATCGGATTCCCATTATTTTCACTGCTGAAAATCGCATTCGGCAAATCGCAACTTTTTAAATTGGCGCTTGACACTTCTTCACCGCAGGGCTATAATGCCCAATGTCTTGAGCGGGACGTAGCGCAGCCTGGCTAGCGTACCTGAATGGGGTTCAGGTGGTCGGAGGTTCGAATCCTCTCGTCCCGACCAGAAATTTCCAGCGGATGCCTTCGGCATCCGCTTTTTTCATCATTCAGGATCGGCCATGACAAACACTTTCAACAACAAAATCAGCCTTGGGCAGAATTTCCTCAACAATCCCGCGGTCGCGCGGCGCTGTCTCGAGGCCGGCGGGCTGAACTCCGAGGACGTCGTCCTCGAGATCGGCCCGGGGCAGGGCGCGCTCACGCGGGCGCTCCT
This genomic window contains:
- the ychF gene encoding redox-regulated ATPase YchF translates to MKLGIVGLPNVGKSTLFNAITAAGADASNYPFCTIEPNVGVVEVPDPRLKVLSDMFHSVKITPAVVEFYDIAGLVRGASKGEGLGNKFLANIREASAIVQVVRCFENPNIVHVDGSVNPARDIETIELELILSDLEMVERNLAKLEKLAKADKKLAPDLELLRRAKATLEAGKLVRTLALNDEEKQHLRGLNLLSDKPMLYVANIAEDEIGATALNEYAQVVCDHAKAEGAEFVTICAQVEAEIAELDDAEKTEYLEALGLKEAGLDRLISAGYRLLGLISFLTAGEKESRAWPIRRGTLAPQAAGTIHSDFERGFIRAQIVGYDDLIACGSVAEAKAKGLLRLEGKEYVMRDGDVVEFRFNV